One genomic window of Arachis stenosperma cultivar V10309 chromosome 10, arast.V10309.gnm1.PFL2, whole genome shotgun sequence includes the following:
- the LOC130954288 gene encoding proline iminopeptidase — translation MRLGFSPNTLLSQSFSSSLLLPSLVFSLSNSQLLPHSRLHLQHPLSLKTNSSGTKSAIIRMHKVDHTIESTPVNLMAREQEFTEVNRNLYPNVEPYSAGFLKVSDIHTLYWEQSGNPNGHPVIFIHGGPGGGTGPSNRKFFDPEFYRIILFDQRGAGKSTPHACIEQNTTWDLIDDIEKLREHLQIPEWQVFGGSWGSTLGLAYSQSHPDKVTGMVLRGIFLLRKKEIDWFYEGGAAAIFPDAWESFRDLIPENERGCFVDAYKKRLNSDDVETQYGAARAWTKWEMMTAHLLPNEENIKRGDDDKFSLAFARIENHYFVNKGFLPSDSYLLDNVDKIRHINTTIVQGRYDVCCPMMSAWDLHKAWPEADFRVVADAGHSANEPGITAELVAANEKLKNIIKNKGN, via the exons ATGAGGTTGGGTTTTAGTCCAAACACCCTTCTTTCGCAATCCTTCTCTTCCTCTTTGTTATTGCCTTCCCTAGTTTTCAGTCTCTCCAATTCACAGTTACTCCCTCATTCTCGTCTTCATCTTCAGCATCCCCTCTCTCTCAAAACCAACTCTTcag GGACAAAGAGCGCAATTATTCGTATGCATAAAGTTGATCATACTATTGAGTCAACACCCGTTAATTTGATGGCTCGAGAACAGGAATTTACAGAAGTGAACAGAAATCTTTACCCGAATGTAGAACCCTACAGCGCAGGGTTTTTGAAAGTTTCAGATATTCACACACTCTACTGGGAGCAATCTGGAAACCCCAATGGACAT CCGGTTATCTTCATTCACGGAGGCCCTGGAGGGGGAACTGGCCCAAGTAATCGGAAGTTTTTTGATCCTGAATTTTACAGAATCATTCTATTTGATCAG CGGGGTGCAGGGAAAAGCACGCCCCATGCTTGCATAGAGCAAAACACCACATGGGATCTAATTGACGACATTGAAAAGTTACGAGAACACTTGCAGATTCCAGAATGGCAG GTATTTGGAGGATCATGGGGAAGCACACTTGGTCTTGCTTATAGCCAATCTCACCCAGACAAG GTTACTGGCATGGTCCTCAGGGGAATTTTCCTATTAAGAAAGAAAGAGATTGATTGGTTTTATGAGGGTGGTGCTGCTGCAATATTCCCTGATG CTTGGGAGTCATTTAGGGATCTGATTCCAGAGAATGAGAGAGGATGCTTTGTTGATGCCTATAAAAAGAGGTTAAACTCTGACGATGTTGAAACTCAG TATGGAGCTGCTAGAGCATGGACCAAATGGGAAATGATGACAGCTCATCTTCTTCCAAATGAAGAGAACATCAAAAGAGGGGATGACGATAAATTTTCATTG GCATTTGCAAGGATTGAAAACCACTATTTTGTGAACAAGGGATTCTTGCCCTCGGATTCATACCTGTTGGATAATGTTGACAAAATTAGGCATATCAACACCACAATTGTGCAG GGACGATACGATGTCTGTTGTCCTATGATGTCAGCCTGGGATCTTCATAAAGCTTGGCCAGAAGCAGATTTTAGG GTCGTTGCTGATGCGGGACATTCAGCCAATGAACCAGGCATAACTGCTGAACTAGTGGCTGCAAATGAGAAACTAAAAAACATAATCAAGAATAAAGGGAACTGA
- the LOC130954052 gene encoding LOW QUALITY PROTEIN: protein TUNICAMYCIN INDUCED 1 (The sequence of the model RefSeq protein was modified relative to this genomic sequence to represent the inferred CDS: substituted 2 bases at 2 genomic stop codons), translated as MASLFLRLRILPLAILLLHSQFASALFSAPESTTPYPKAISDLKETIVKGLGFTAEDFKITGFDPREAQVGHSVAYEFDVEIGQKVIPFKLLEDVNRWDYVDLPIFRVDEPGQQNGLVQKRDSGHGLPVLAPFQLAGPMELWIQDAKDMRISLPVSKFLYFNHHHFWYLRFLIISYVKMVAVTVASSKLTSFKTQLRSTNVFIXLSYHCDQFPSHCXSLRVVVLVIWYPLFVLHASTSDSPNNRLKLKRLAPGLVELSSPSNNKAIDALPTIDLHGEAQTLLTPTQFRTLWPLTSLNGSNANLLGFEKLLASVLGPKANKKGSFKLLKADVSAQTFVKIGFQAEKKLKEGDGFSLQGYPEWRTKPETVKMHFEVLAKVDGDKVIPERILPVTPVIVEDTVAPNLLTGNVTMSKMPIVQPAPDPFAL; from the exons ATGGCTTCGCTTTTTCTTCGCCTTCGGATCCTTCCTCTCGCAATTCTTCTCCTCCATTCTCAATTCGCTTCCGCTTTGTTTTCCGCTCCTGAATCCACCACTCCATACCCTAAGGCGATTTCT GATTTGAAGGAAACGATTGTGAAAGGGTTAGGATTTACAGCTGAAGATTTCAAGATAACTGGGTTTGATCCAAGGGAAGCTCAGGTTGGGCATTCGGTGGCTTACGAATTCGATGTTGAGATTGGtcagaaggtgatacctttcaaGCTCCTTGAAGATGTAAACCGATGGGACTACGTGGATCTTCCAATTTTCCGGGTCGATGAACCGGGTCAGCAAAACGGGTTGGTTCAGAAGAGGGATTCGGGTCATGGGTTGCCGGTTTTGGCTCCATTCCAGCTCGCTGGACCCATGGAGCTGTGGATTCAGGATGCTAAGGACATGAGGATCTCTCTCCCTGTAAGCAAGTTTCTTTATttcaatcatcatcatttttgGTATTTAAGGTTTCTAATAATATCGTATGTGAAAATGGTTGCGGTTACAGTGGCTAGTTCAAAGCTAACTAGTTTTAAAACTCAACTTAGAAGTACTAATGTTTTCATTTAGCTATCTTATCATTGTGATCAATTTCCATCACATTGTTAGAGTTTAAGAGTTGTAGTGCTGGTAATTTGGTATCCTTTG TTTGTGCTCCATGCCTCAACATCAGACTCTCCCAACAACAGGTTGAAGCTCAAACGTCTTGCACCTGGTCTTGTGGAGTTATCATCCCCATCAAACAACAAAGCAATTGATGCCCTGCCTACTATTGATCTCCATGGTGAAGCCCAGACACTACTTACTCCAACTCAGTTTAGGACACTATGGCCTCTCACTTCCCTGAATGGATCAAACGCCAACTTGTTGGGCTTTGAGAAACTGTTGGCCTCTGTGCTGGGTCCTAAGGCTAACAAGAAGGGTTCCTTCAAATTGTTGAAGGCTGATGTTTCAGCTCAGACATTTGTAAAGATAGGCTTTCAGGCTGAGAAGAAGCTAAAGGAAGGAGATGGGTTTAGTTTACAGGGTTACCCTGAGTGGAGGACTAAGCCTGAGACTGTGAAAATGCACTTTGAGGTGTTGGCAAAGGTTGATGGTGACAAAGTCATACCAGAGAGAATTTTGCCAGTAACTCCTGTTATCGTGGAGGATACTGTGGCGCCAAATCTACTCACGGGCAATGTGACCATGTCAAAGATGCCAATAGTTCAGCCTGCTCCGGATCCCTTCGCCTTGTAA
- the LOC130955423 gene encoding receptor-like protein kinase 7 — MFAGIILRHGSPQPVFLLLFLLNALFFLCFVTSSHETELQILLSFKSSIQSSKPNVFSSWNQANSHCNFTGIVCSDGSVSEINLASKALVGTLPFDSICELQMLKKISVESNLLHGIISDDLKKCKNLKYLDLGGNSFTGSVPDLSTLNKLEYLNLNGSGISGAFPWKSLENLTELAFLSVGDNLLEKSKFPLEVLKLSNLYWLYLSNCSITGNIPIGIGNLTKLGNLELSDNHLTGEIPKDIVHLQRLWQLELYDNFLSGKIPVGFGNLTNLEYFDASNNQLEGDLSQITSSLKSLSSLQLFQNKLSGTIPEELGELKSLKELSLYGNMLTGPLPQKLGSYGGMDYIDVSDNSLSGSIPPDMCKNNHMTDFLLLNNSFTGTIPETYANCSSMIRFRASRNSLSGVVPSGLWGLPNLQIIDLSMNHLEGSITSDIGKAKSLAQIFLSYNQFSGELPLEISEASSLVSIELNSNQISGQIPDTIGNLHKLTTLKLDMNNISGVIPYSISSCVSLNEINFAGNSLSGEIPVGIGSLLTLNSLNLSLNKLSGEIPSSLSAQRLSLLDLSNNQLSGPIPDSLAISAYKDGFMGNPHLCSQILENFMPCSFESGGSRRIRTLVLCLIAALMVIAVSLCYILFLKLKQDKFEKPVLKTNSWNIKQYHLLNFNQSEIINGIKAENLIGKGGSGNVYRVVLKSGEEFAVKHIWTSNPSDRGNYRSTSAMLKRCSRSSSEYDAEVATLSSIRHVNVVKLYCSITSEDSSLLVYEFLPNGSLWDSLHTSKKAQMGWEVRYEIALGAARGLEYLHHGCVRPVIHRDVKSSNILLDEEWKPRIADFGLAKIVHGGAGNLTHVIAGTLGYMAPEYAYTCKVTEKSDVYSFGVVLMELVTGKRPIEAEFGESKDIVYWVCSNMRSKEEALELVDSTIAKHSREDAMKVLRIAALCTAKIPSSRPSMRMVVQMLEEADPCALTNIVTTHD; from the exons ATGTTCGCCGGAATAATTCTCCGCCACGGTTCGCCGCAGcctgtttttcttcttctttttcttcttaatgCTCTGTTTTTCCTCTGTTTTGTTACATCCTCTCATGAAACTGAGCTTCAAATTCTTTTGAGTTTCAAGTCTTCTATTCAAAGTTCGAAACCAAATGTTTTCAGTTCATGGAACCAAGCGAATTCTCACTGCAACTTCACCGGGATTGTGTGCTCAGATGGTTCTGTCTCAGAAATCAACCTTGCAAGTAAAGCATTAGTTGGAACTCTTCCGTTTGACTCAATCTGTGAGCTTCAAATGCTGAAGAAAATCTCTGTAGAGTCCAATTTATTGCATGGGATCATCAGTGATGACTTGAAAAAGTGCAAGAATTTGAAATACTTGGATTTGGGTGGGAATTCATTCACTGGTTCGGTTCCTGATTTGTCAACTCTGAACAAGTTAGAGTActtgaatttgaatggaagtGGAATCTCTGGTGCATTTCCATGGAAATCATTGGAGAATTTGACAGAACTCGCATTCTTGAGCGTTGGTGATAACCTTTTGGAGAAAAGCAAGTTCCCTTTGGAGGTTTTAAAGCTTTCAAATTTGTATTGGCTTTACCTCTCAAATTGCAGCATCACTGGGAATATTCCAATTGGTATTGGGAATCTCACAAAGCTTGGGAATCTTGAGCTTTCAGATAACCACTTAACTGGTGAGATTCCAaaagatattgtgcatcttcAAAGGCTATGGCAACTTGAGCTTTATGATAACTTCTTGAGTGGGAAAATCCCTGTTGGATTTGGTAACCTTACAAATCTTGAATATTTTGATGCTTCTAATAACCAGCTTGAAGGTGATCTTTCTCAGATAACTTCATCATTGAAAAGCCTTTCATCATTGCAGCTTTTTCAGAACAAGTTATCAGGTACAATTCCAGAAGAGCTTGGAGAATTGAAAAGCCTCAAGGAACTTTCTCTCTATGGTAACATGCTCACTGGTCCTCTTCCTCAGAAGCTTGGTTCCTATGGAGGCATGGATTACATTGATGTTTCGGATAATTCGCTTTCCGGTTCCATACCGCCTGATATGTGCAAGAACAACCATATGACAGACTTCTTACTTTTGAACAACAGCTTCACTGGAACCATACCTGAAACATATGCTAATTGTTCTTCCATGATTCGCTTTCGTGCAAGTCGCAATTCGCTTTCTGGTGTTGTTCCTTCAGGTCTATGGGGCTTGCCAAATCTCCAAATTATTGATCTTTCAATGAATCATTTAGAAGGGTCAATAACTAGTGATATTGGCAAAGCAAAATCACTTGCTCAGATTTTCTTGTCTTACAATCAATTCTCAGGTGAGTTACCATTGGAAATCTCAGAAGCTTCTTCATTGGTATCAATTGAGttaaattcaaatcaaatttcAGGACAAATACCAGATACTATTGGCAACTTGCATAAGCTAACTACTCTTAAATTGGACATGAACAATATTTCTGGTGTTATACCATATTCTATCAGTTCTTGTGTCTCTCTTAATGAAATAAACTTTGCTGGTAACTCTCTTTCCGGAGAAATACCAGTTGGAATTGGATCTTTGCTCACACTCAACTCATTGAACTTGTCCTTGAATAAACTTTCCGGCGAAATTCCATCAAGTTTATCTGCACAAAGGCTTAGCCTTCTTGATTTATCAAACAACCAGTTGTCTGGTCCCATACCAGATTCACTTGCAATCTCAGCTTACAAAGATGGTTTCATGGGGAATCCTCACTTATGCAGCCAGATTTTGGAGAATTTCATGCCATGCTCCTTTGAATCCGGGGGCTCGAGGCGAATCAGAACACTTGTGCTGTGTTTGATTGCTGCATTAATGGTTATTGCTGTTTCTCTGTGCTATATCCTCTTCTTGAAACTGAAGCAGGACAAGTTTGAGAAGCCGGTTCTGAAGACTAATTCTTGGAATATCAAGCAGTATCACTTGCTAAACTTCAACCAGAGCGAGATCATTAATGGGATTAAGGCAGAGAACTTGATTGGCAAAGGAGGATCAGGGAATGTTTACAGGGTTGTGCTTAAAAGTGGTGAAGAATTCGCAGTCAAACACATATGGACTTCAAATCCGAGCGACCGGGGAAATTATAGGAGCACCTCAGCAATGCTGAAAAGGTGTTCAAGGTCCTCATCAGAGTATGATGCAGAAGTGGCCACTCTCAGCTCCATAAGGCATGTCAATGTGGTGAAGCTCTATTGCAGCATCACAAGTGAAGATAGTAGCTTGCTTGTTTACGAATTCTTGCCGAATGGAAGCTTGTGGGATAGCTTGCATACAAGTAAGAAGGCTCAGATGGGTTGGGAGGTTAGGTATGAGATTGCATTGGGTGCTGCTAGAGGATTGGAGTATCTGCACCATGGTTGTGTTAGACCAGTTATACATAGAGATGTTAAGTCCAGTAACATCTTGCTTGATGAAGAATGGAAGCCAAGGATTGCTGATTTCGGCCTTGCTAAGATTGTTCATGGAGGAGCAGGAAATTTGACTCATGTCATTGCTGGAACACTTGGATACATGGCTCCTG AATATGCCTACACTTGTAAGGTGACAGAGAAGAGTGATGTTTATAGCTTCGGAGTAGTGCTAATGGAACTAGTAACAGGGAAGAGGCCTATAGAGGCAGAGTTTGGGGAGAGCAAGGACATTGTGTATTGGGTATGCAGCAATATGAGGAGCAAAGAGGAAGCTCTTGAGTTGGTGGATTCCACCATAGCAAAGCATTCCAGAGAAGATGCCATGAAGGTGTTGCGAATCGCAGCATTGTGCACGGCCAAGATTCCATCTTCAAGACCCTCCATGAGAATGGTTGTTCAAATGCTGGAAGAGGCAGACCCTTGTGCTCTTACCAACATAGTGACCACACATGATTAA
- the LOC130956632 gene encoding secreted RxLR effector protein 78-like, whose product MLKLKRRESAIIKLDFQKAYDIVKWNFVDVVLEKMGFEKRWRAWVAECIMSASISILINGSPSKPFKMERGLRQGDPLSPFLFVLVVDVLNRMIGEAEETVRNYKRLLRCFKVMSGLSINFEKSSLIPANCSQE is encoded by the exons ATGTTAAAACTGAAAAGAAGGGAATCAGCAATCATCAAATTGGACTTCCAAAAAGCCTATGACATAGTCAAGTGGAACTTTGTTGATGTCGTtctagaaaagatggggttcgAAAAAAGATGGAGGGCATGGGTTGCAGAGTGTATCATGTCAGCATCTATCTCCATATTGATTAACGGGTCACCTTCGAAACCATTCAAGATGGAAAGGGGTCTGCGGCAAGGTGATCCTTTATCGCCGTTTCTGTTCGTCCTTGTTGTAGATGTGTTGAATAGGATGATTGGGGAGGCG GAGGAGACAGTGCGAAATTACAAGAGACTATTACGGTGCTTTAAAGTGATGTCCGGGTTAAGCATTAACTTTGAAAAGTCCAGCTTGATACCGGCAAATTGTAGTCAAGAGTAG
- the LOC130956633 gene encoding uncharacterized protein LOC130956633 yields the protein MGGGEKSQSSSSRNNAAGRSYGNKGMRNRGGKNGVFCYCGLRTVMKHSTTAENPGRPFYGCPNYEYGIHCNFFRWADGCEDQVSAAPIPLEVLHELSWRMTTLESDVRTVKLMTMMLLAFVVTFGVCLGFSLLGFVFNK from the exons ATGGGTGGTGGTGAGAAAAGCCAAAGTAGCTCAAGTAGGAACAACGCCGCAGGCAGATCTTATGGAAACAAAGGAATGCGAAATAGGGGAGGTAAGAACGGTGTTTTCTGTTATTGCGGGCTTCGAACGGTGATGAAGCACTCAACAACTGCAGAAAATCCTGGTAGACCATTTTATGGTTGTCCGAACTATGAG TATGGAATTCACTGTAATTTTTTTCGCTGGGCTGATGGGTGTGAAGATCAAGTTTCTGCAGCACCCATTCCACTAGAAGTTTTGCATGAGTTAAGTTGGAGGATGACAACCTTGGAGAGTGATGTTAGGACCGTGAAGCTGATGACAATGATGCTGCTGGCTTTTGTTGTTACttttggtgtgtgtttaggTTTTAGTTTGTTGGGGTTTGTATTCAACAAATGA